TCCACCATTGCTGTTGAGTTGAAAGCTGGTTCATTCCCGAACTTAGTCGGTGATGAATTCTTCCCTGTAAAGGATGCAAAAAAGGTAAGCGGGGTAACCAATTGGGTTTTATCTGTCCTAAACTTAACCAAATCAGCAAGATCCCCGTAAAAACTGCCATAAACTGTCTTAGACTGCTGCCAATGCCTGCTAGCTGCCCACTAGCAACCACAATTGTACCTAATCCACCTAGAGCAGCACCAACCAAGGTATAGCTAAGAACTCTGCCAATATTTAAGAGAAAATGGAACTGTAATCCGCTAATTTGAGCGGGATGATTATCTTGTTGAGATAAAGCCAAAGCTACAGTTAAAGGGCCACACATACCCATACAATGACCAAAACTTCCCAAAAATCCCAAGGCAACAATAAGCAGTAAATCTAACACGGTTTTTGTTTAGCAATAACTTCCTTCTTTATTCCTAGCAGATTGAATATAAAATGTTGAGTAATCTCTGACTATCGATCGAATAGTTAATTACATCCAACTATCCAAAAAAGAGCCTTGGCTGATTCCTGTGAGACGACGATATTGAATTACTGCTTCTGCTTCGCTTAATCCTGCAACAATATCTACCGCCATCCTAGTTTGTTCTTGGCTCAATTGCTTTGTGTCGTCTAAGTTAGCTTCAATTTCTAAAAATTCTTTAACAAACCGTGCAGGGATAAAACTGAGATCGCGATCGCTAATTGCCTGGAGATAAATTTCAAACAGGGTTTTAATAATTCTTTTTTGTCCGTATCTTTGAGTAGCTAAACGAGGATTAGAAATAACGTAAGACCAAACAATACGCTGGAGAAATTTAAGTTCTTCTTCTCGATTACGATTATATTTTAAATAACCGCGATCGCCATATTCGGTGCTTAGCTGTACTGACTGGACATAGGTTTGAATCAGCTGCGAGCTAACGCGTTTAATTTGGGCTTTTTGTTCAAAAGAACCAGGCGGATATTGCCCTTTTAAATTGTAAGTTGCATTAAGAAAGTTTTGGAAGCGGTGAGGATTAGCTTTGACCACCTTGGCCACTCGATTATTGGGAGATACTCGTAGCCATTCTGTAATAAAGCGGTCTAGTTCATCCCAGTCTGTTGCTAATAGCTCTAAAGGAATTAAACCAGCCAAATAAAAGTCTTCTAAGTCATGAACGCTGTAGGTAATATCATCGGCAAAATCCATGATGCTAGCTTCAATTGACTGCGAGTCTCCAGGTTCTAAGCGAGCAAATAAAAAGGCTTCGCGGTCTAGATTATAAATCGAAAACTTGTGATGTCTTTTGGAAGTACTGTCAGGCGATCGCAACCAGGGATATTTTAAAACGGCATTTAGAGTAGCTCTGGTTAAATTTAAGCCATAGTAATCGATGCGATGGATTGCCAACCTAGTCAGAATCCGAAAAGATTGGGCGTTACCCTCAAAACCATCAGTTAAACCAGCTTTCATCGCACAAGCATTTAGTTCTTCTTCTGCTGTATGACCAAAGGGAGGATGTCCCAAATCATGAGCTAAAGCGGCAGCTTCCACTACGTCTGGATCTACCTCGCCGATTGCCTTCGCTACTTCTGGTTGTTCTGCTGCTAGTCTTTCGGCTAATCTGCGAGCTACCTGCGCGACTTTCAAAGAGTGAGTTAAACGATTGTGAAATACATGACCTTCTTGCGCCGTCAAAACTTGAGTAATTTGTGCTAAACGCCGAAATGCAGAAGAATATAAAACGCGATCGCGATCTACCTGAAAAGATTTGCGACTATCTCCTGGCTTGTCTCTCCGATTGCCAAAAGGATTATGCTGTCTTTGTTGTCTTTTCGACATAATTAATAAGCAACCATCAACTAAAATTTGGCATAAAAAAAGACATACTATCATCTAGATAGTAAGCCTTGAGTAATAATTTAGCTGTATTCCCAGCGAAAATTATAAAATCTCTAAATCCCAGGTAGAATTAAACTTGGCTTTACCCTCTTCGACTAACCGCCAAGCAGCTTCTTTGAGGGTTCGATGAGACAGCTTAGTTGACTCACTTAAGTTGCCTCCTAATTCTTGCAGACTTATGGGCGTTTGATGTTCTTGAAATTCGTTGAGTAGCAGATGTCTAGCTTGTTCTGCTTGTTCGACAGAAGATGATTTCATTGCGGGTACTAGTCGAGTTGAAGATATTAAAGCATAGTACTATATGTAGCGCTTGACGATTTATTCATCTAATCAAGGCCCTATCTATAGTGCCGTATACTATTATGCAGCAAGATTGCTCAAAGCGTAACTCCATTGGTAATTTTTTTAACCAATTCGTAATCTTTAGATAAATGCAATTTAATGGAATGATGATCGACGTTAGATTAAAACCAAACCGTAATTATTGAAAAATTTTAGTCTTCACGCTCCAACTCTGGCATATTGGTCGTGCTACGATGCCGAAGATAGTTATAAGCAGTAAGTTAATTTAACAAGTTAATTTCTTATGTCTCAAAAAATTCCTCATATCTTGGCATTAGACTTTGATGGTGTAATTTGTGATGGTTTAATTGAGTATTTTGTCAGTACTAAACAAGCCTATCAACAAATATGGTCTGAAGCTGTGGATGACAGCCTTGCACCCATGTTTTATCGCTTACGCCCTGTAATTGAAACTGGTTGGGAAATGCCGATTTTACTACGAGCGTTGGTCTTGGGAGTTGCTGAAGTAGAAATCTTGGAAAATTTTCAGGCGATCGCTTTACAAATAACCGAATCTGAAGGGTTAAAAAAGCAAGCAGTGGTGCAACAGTTAGATCGAGTTAGAGATAACTGGATCGAGAATAATTTAGCTGATTGGCTCAAGCTACATCGTTTCTACCCTGGAGTAATTGAGCGTCTCCAACAAATAGTTAATTCCGCGGTTGAATTGTATATTATCACTACCAAAGAAGGGCGTTTTGCCCAAAAGTTACTAACACAAGAGGGCATAAATTTATCTATGGCTCAAATTTTCGGCAAAGAAAGTAAACGCCCTAAATATGAAACCTTGAGAATTTTGCGAGACAGACATCAACAGCCAGGAGAAGATATTAGTATTTTCTTTGTCGAGGATCGACTCAAAGCTTTACAGCAGGTAATACAACAGACTGACTTAGAATCTGTAGAATTATTTTTGGCAGATTGGGGCTATAATCTCCAAGGCGATCGCTATTTAGCATCTCAATCTCAGCGAATCCAAATATTGTCTCTAGAGCAATTCCAGCAGGACTTTATCGCCTGGTAAAAAACCTATAACAAGATAATCGACTAACAGCAGTCTAAAAATTGCTAGCTTTATTATTTATAAGCAGAATCTCCCCAAAGACCACTAGATCTAGAACGAACTTTTCGCGCATTAGCTTCTGTGGGATCCTGAGCTTTCAATTCAGCTAATATAGGCTTAACTAGCTTAATAATGTTTTTCCAGGTTAAATCTTTTTCTGGTAAATAGTCAGCTAATTCTTGTAAAGCAGCTTGAGCTTCTTGAATACTTTGGTCGATTTCAGCCTCATTTTCTGCTAATAAAGGAGTAGAAGTACGCAAAAGATCTTGTTGAACCGCTGCAAATCCTTTACGCACTTCTTGAGTAATTTTGACGCTATATTCTGAACGTCCTTTAAGTTTTTGTTTATTAAATCCTTGTTGAGAGGAAGCATATAAAGCGGGTAATCTATTGAGTGCATAAGTGGCTACTTCAAGAGGATTAATAAATTTTTTGATATTATTAGGAAGCCGAACCATCTGTCTATCGATTTCATCAGAAACTAATACTTCCATAACGTTGCGATTAATGTAATCCTTTTCTGGTCGGTTATTTTTCATTTAATCAATTTTGCTTATAAATGTTAACTGAGCAGATATGAATATGCGCTTCTAATCTTGCTTTCTCTATATATACACAAATAATTGCGATTGCCTAGAGAGTACCACGGTCTAAAAGCGGAAAATTACCTTATTTTTATTTTATTTCACCTTAAAATTAAGTCTTTTTACAAAGACAGCAAAATTGTTTGGCTAAAAATATTGATAAGAGCTACGTTAATTTAATCTACATTTAGAGATTATTCAGTTATTCCATAAGTTTAAATTGCTTTACCTATAGTTTAGGAAGGTTGTGGTAGCGCAATTTTAGGTCGATCGCTTTCCATACGTTGTTTAATTAGACTAATTGCCAGCTCAACTTTTTCGGGAAATACAACTACCAAACTTTCGGCTTGTGCCTCATTTAAAGCAATATTTATGGCATTAGTTTCATCGAGAATAATTTCATAAGCAGCATTGGGATTTATCTGACAAATTCCCTTAACAATTAGATCGGCAACTTCGCCTGGTTCTCTACCTCTTGGATCTCGATCTTCTTTAACAATAATTCGGTCAAAGATTTGGGCGGAAATACTACCCAGCAAGATTAGATCTTCATCTCGGCGATCGCCTGGACCGCCGACTATACTAGTTTTTGCTCCATGCCAGTTGCGCACAAAATCGCCGACTGCCTTAAACCCATGAGGATTGTGAGCGTAATCTATCAACACGTGATAATTCTCAACCTCAAACAGGTTCATTCTCCCTGGCGTTTGTTCGGCTGAGGTAGTAAAAGTACGTACGCCTTGTCGAATTAGCTCTATATCAACACCTTGAGCAAAGGTAGCCAAACAGCTAGCCAAAGCATTAGCAATCATAAAGGGAGCCATTCCTCCCATCGTCATGGGAATATTAACTGCCTTTTCCACCCTTAAAGTCCATTTACCTTCCAAGATGGAGAGATAACCATTTTCATAAATCGCTGCTAACCCACTACGGCGACTATGTTCGATAATGATTGGATTATCAGGGTTCATCGAAAAATACGCCACCTTGCAGTTTAACTTTTCTGCCATCGCTGCCACCAAAGGGTCATCGGCATTCAAGATGGCATAGCCCTCTGCCTTGACTGTTTCAGCCACAACGCTTTTGACCCGCGCCATTTGTTCGATAGTATCAATACCACCTAAACCCAGATGATCGGCAGCAACGTTTAATACCACTCCAATATCACAGCTATCGAAAGCCAACCCAGAGCGTAAGATGCCACCGCGCGCTGTTTCCAATACAGCTACTTCGACGGTAGGATCTTTAAGAATTGCTCCCGCACTATAAGGACCAGTATTATCTCCCTGTTCGACTAAATACTCTTGGATATAAATACCGTCAGTGGCGGTAAAACCGACTATTTTATCAGTTTGGCGATAGATGTGGGCAGTTAGCCTGGTAGTAGTGGTTTTACCATTTGTTCCCGTGATTGCCACGATGGGAATACGGCTAGGAGCCTGTTCGGGAAACAACATTTCTAAGACGGATGCACCAACGTTACGAGGTAGCCCATGACTAGGTGCTGCGTGCATTCTAAATCCAGGAGCTGCATTAACTTCAACTATTACCCCTTTGGTTTCTTTCAGGGGTTTACTAATATCTGAGGTGACAACATCAATTCCTGCAATGTCTAAACCAATTATTTTCGCTACTCTTTGAGCTACCCAGATGTTTTCAGGATGAATTTCGTCGGTGCGATCAATTGCAATCCCTCCCGTACTTAGATTAGCCGTAGCACGCAGGTAGGCAGTTTTTTGGGCTGGCAAGACAGAATCCAAGCTATAGCCCTGTTTAGCTAATACAGCTTGAGACGTTTGGTCGATAATAATTTTAGTCAGAACATTATCATGTCCGTTTCCACGCCTGGGGTCTTGGTTAGTAATATCAATCAGCTGTTTAATAGTATATTTACCATTACCAACTACATGAGCTGGAATTCTTTCAGCTACAGCTACGACTTTGTTGTCAATGACCAAAATACGATGGTCGTTGCCTTGATAATATTGCTCGACAATTATAGAGCGAGTTTTAGAAGCTTGACTAGCTAGATCGTAAGCGGCTTCTGCTTCTGACCAATGATTGATGTTAATTGTGATCCCCCGACCATGATTGCCATCCAAAGGTTTAATCACAATCGGAAATCCACCGACATCGGCGATCGCTTGCTCTAATTCATCTAAATACTCAATCACCGTACCTCGAGGAACAGGTACTCCGGCATTACCTAGAATATTTTTAGTACCTTCTTTATCACAAGCAAGTTCTACCGCCAAAATACTGGTGCTATTGCTTAAAGTAGCTTGAATCCGTTTTTGCTTCGCTCCATAACCAAGCTGCAACATGGCTCTAGCACTAAGCCACATCCAAGGAATTTTTCGTGCTTCAGCTTCTTTAATAATTGTCTCTGTGGAAGGGCCAAGAGCCGCATTAGCATAAAGTTCTTGAAGATCTGCTAGGTCTTGTTCTAACTCCAGATTAGAATAAGTACCTGTTTCTACGATAGATTCACACAACCTAACTGCTGCTCTTCCTGCATAACGACCAGCCTGTTCTTCGATATATTCAAAGACGACGTTGAATACCCCTGGGGTGGAAGTCTCTCTAGTGCGACCAAATCCTACGGGCATTCCTGCCAATTCTTGTAGCTCTAAGGCAATATGTTCAATAATATGCCCCATCAAAGTGCCTTCTTTAATTCTTTCAAGGAAACCACCGCGATGCCCACGGGAACAATGATGTTCAATTAAGCTAGGTAATACTGCAATTACACCATCATAAAACCCAGGAATCTCATTGGATGTCTTTTCGGTTAACTCTTCTAGATCTAGCTGCATTACAATCAGCTTGTTGCGCCGAATACTCCAATAGTTAGGACCACGTAAGGTTTGAGTCTTAAGAATTCTCATTATGTTTGCTGTTCTAAGTTTTGGGGCAGCATCAAGAGGTAACTAAACAATTAGCTCATCATCTCGTTTTAGCGTTCTATCAAACTGTTCTAAATGAACATTTTAATAAGCATTTAACAACCCACTGCCAAAATTTAATCGCCCAATTTAGTTGAGAGCAAGATGCCGATTTAGATCATAGCGATCGCCATAACCTAAGATATGCAGCTTGAGATTGTGCATACTCAAAGGTTCGTTACCCTGAACTTTTGCTTGATTAGAGCAAGACATTTCTCTTGCGTCAATAATGGTTACGGCTCCTTTGCCAATTACCTGAATTACGCCGTCACTTTCAAACATCGCGCAGGTATCTTCATCAATACCAATGCCCAGTAGTTCAGGATGGCTAGAAATCGCGCTTAACAGTCGCGCTAAACGATTGCGGTTATAAAAATGCTGGTCGATTAATACTTGAGGAATAATATTTAAACCCTTGGCCATATCTACTAGAGAGCGATTGGGCGGCTCGGCGCTACTGCCTCCCGAAATCATGTGATGTCCCATCACTGCTGCCCCGGCACTAGTTCCCGCCAAACTAATTTCTCGTTTTTGCGCTCTTGCTACAATCCGATTCATTAACGTAGTGTCTGCCAGCAAACCACATAGACGAAGTTGATCCCCACCAGTCAAGAAAATTCCTGTGCAGTCTTCTACAAAACTGCGATAAGCTAAATTATCGGCGCTAGAGCGATCTCGTACATCCAAGACTTGAATTTCTTTCGCTCCCATTTCGCTAAAGAGACGATAGTATCTTTCTCCAATTAGACTTGGTTCTCTAGATGCACAGGGAACAATCCCAATTAGGGCATCTGTCCCTCCTGAACGTTGGAAGAAAGTTTGCAATATTTCCTTGCCGTGTACTTTATCTTCAGCACCGCCAATAACTAAAATAGCGTTTTTGGTAGATTGTGAGGAATACGTGGTTTGATTGTTGACTTCAGTATTGATCATAATGGAGTTTGCGGGCAAGAGATTAATCTCTGACTAGTAACGATCGTAGCTATGATGGCTACTTAACTGCTGTGTCAAAGACTACTTAAATTCTAGATTCAGCTAAACTGATATTGATTTTTCTGAGTAATTTTGCAAAATTATTAATCGTGCGTTTTGATATTATCACTCTTTTCCCCGACTTTTTTACCTCTCCACTTAATTGCAGTTTATTAGGCAAAGCGATCGCCAAAAAGATTGCTACTGTAAATCTAGTTAACCCCCGCGACTTTACCATTGACAAGCACCGTAAAGTGGATGACATAACTTACGGGGGTGGTGTAGGAATGTTGCTCAAGCCCGAACCGATGTTTGCCGCGGTGGAATCATTACCCGTTTTGCCTCAAAGGGAGATTATTTTAATGACTCCTCAAGGGCAACCATTAGATCAGCCTTTACTTAAGGATTTAGCGACTAATTATCAGCAACTAGTATTAATCTGCGGTCATTACGAAGGAGTAGATGAAAGAATACGGCAGCATTTAGTTACCAAAGAAATATCTCTAGGTGATTTTGTTTTAACCTGTGGCGAAATTCCCGCCCTGACGCTGATCAATGGCGTAACTAGACTCTTACCTGGAACGGTAGGTAAAGTAGAATCTTTAAAGGCAGAAAGCTTTGAAACAACATTGCTCGACTATCCTCAATATACTAGACCTGCTGAATATCGAGGTTGGCAAGTTCCTGAAGTATTGCGCTCGGGTAACCATAAGCTTATCGATCACTGGCGCAAAGAGGAACAGATCAAACGCACTCGCGATCGCCGTCCCGATTTATGGCAGAAATGGCAAGAACGTAATTGCTGATTAATAATGAAAGCGAGAGATAATCGTTAAGTACTTATCACTTATAGCGTATACAAGACGATTGTTATCATCTTTCATTTTTTATCACCCTAACCTGTCTTTTTTCTTGTACAAGTATAGTAAATTATTCTCAATTACTCAATGAAAAATTATGCTTATATATTAGGCGATCACCGTCCTGATTTGCGGAAAAAATAGCCAAGAAATAATTAGTAATTACTTTAATTATTAAATCTTAAAGATCGCCTTTTTGATAAAATTATTATGAGTTTATGATAATTTCTAGACTACATCAGGCAACTGAGCCACAATTTGTTTACCAATTTCAATCGAAGCAGTAGCAGCAGGGGAAGGAGCATTACAAACGTGCATTGCTTTGTTGCGGTTGAGAATCAAAAAATCATCAACCATTTTGCCATCGCTTCTTAAAGCCTGCGCTCTAACTCCCGCAGGGGTAGGCACAACATCTTGAGCCTGGACTTCGGGAATCAATCTTTGTAGACTACGAACAAAAATTGTTTTACTCCAAGAACGAATCATCTCTTGTATCCCTTCGTTTGAGTATTTAGCTGCCAGCTTCCAAAAACCAGGATAGGTCATGGTTTCCATGAAATCCTGGAGATCGAAGTCCAATTTACGATAGGCTTCTCGTTTAAAGCCTAGTACCGCATTGGGGCCAGCATGAACGCTACCGTCAATACCAGGAGTAAAATGCACCCCTAAGAAGGGAAAATGGGGATTGGGAACAGGATAAATTGCTCCATTGACCAAATAACGTTTTTCAGGGGTTAATTCGTAATATTCTCCTCGAAATGGAATGATTTTAGCTGGTGGCTGCTCATTAGCAAGTTTGGTAAGGCGATCGCTATAAAGCCCAGCACAGTTAATCAAAAACTTAGTTTGGTATTCACCCTGATTAGTCTCTAAAACATGACCTTCCGGGGTGGATTTAATGCCTTGAACACGAGTGTTGTTATGTAGATCGACTCCCTGTTCTTGGGCAAGCTCGGCGTATTTCTGGCAGACTTGCTTATAGTCCACAATTCCCGTGGATTTAACCCATATTCCTGCCAAACAATTAACGTGGGGTTCAATTTCTTTTACCTGCTCTTGCTTAACTTTAGCAACCTCAAGCTCATTAGCCAAACCTCTTTGATAAAGATCGTCTAGCAAGGATAACTCGTGAGGTTCAGTTGCCACTATGACCTTGCCACATATTTGATAGTTAATCTGGTATTTGTCGCAAAAATCAACCAGAGAAAGATTGCCTTCACGACAAAGTTTAGCTTTAAAACTGCCTGGTTTGTAATAAATACCAGAATGGATCACACCACTATTATGTCCTGTTTGGTGAGCAGCCCAAGATGCTTCTTTTTCTAATAAAGCAATTTTAGCGTTAGGAAATCGCTGACTAAGAGCCATTGCCGTAGACAAGCCAACAATACCACCACCAACAATAACAAAGTTATACATAGATGATTAATTTTAATAAGCTGCGTTCAAATTATTTGTCGTTAAATAGCTTTAAATAAGTGAGGGATGAAGATTAATTTTTTCTCATCCCTTATCTCTTATGCTCGATCCTGTTAAGTGCCTAGGCGAAACGGACGGCTTTAATTTCTAAGGCAACCTCAGAAATCGCGTCCTCATTAATTACACATTTGATTTTCTTATTTTCCCTTTCCCATTTCCCTTTTCGCCGATTTCAACTAGGAAATTTATTTTGCACGACTACTTAAAGTGCTACCACCTCAGTTGATACACCCATGTCATTGAGCATTTCGCTAATTTCTTGGCGATAGATTGCATTCATCACGATTACCTTGTCTGGTTGATAAGTCTTGAGAAATTCGGGAGCCATGATTTCTTTACCCACGCCTGGGATGAATTTACCGTGACGATGGGGATTAATATCTACTGCATATTCAATTTTGTCGATGGTTTTGAGAGTGGTTAAAAATGCAACACACTTGGAACCAGAACCCCAAACTACAACTTTTTCTTGATTAGCTTGAGCATCTTCGAGATACTTTTTCCAATATTCGAGCTTGCCAGTTATTTTTTCGGTAAATAACTCTACATCTGCTGCCACGTCTTCAACGGTTTCTTCAAAAGGATGAACTTTGTCAGAAGGCATTGCTATGGGTTTGGCTTCAATCAAAAGATACTGATCGCCATATTCGCAGTAAAGATCGGTTACTTCAAAACCGCTGTCGCGGAATAAACGAGCTAGTGTACCAGGACTGAAGTAAGAGCAATGTTCGTAATAAATATCTTCAAAAGCTTGCTCTTTTAAAACTCTGGTATTGTCTGGTATTTCAAATACGACTACAGTATCGCGATCGCCGATAGATTTACGAACTGTTTTGATAAATTCAGAGGTAGGTTGGATATGCTCTAGGGTATGACGACAACAAATAAAGTCTCCAACATATTCAGCGTGTTTTTCCGAGTAATAATCTTGAATAAAGGTAACGCGGTTTGCTGCTTCGCTTTCTACTCTTCCAGGAACAACACTAGGATCGATACCCACACCACGGTTGTTGCCTAATTCACATAGCAGCAGTAAGAAATCTCCCTTACTACAGCCGATTTCGATAATGTCTTTGTTATGCAGATCGTATTTATCGATTAGATGATTGGCTAGCTTCAGCGAGAACTTGTTAAAGGTGGGAGAATAGCTTTGTT
This Coleofasciculaceae cyanobacterium DNA region includes the following protein-coding sequences:
- the cphA gene encoding cyanophycin synthetase, whose amino-acid sequence is MRILKTQTLRGPNYWSIRRNKLIVMQLDLEELTEKTSNEIPGFYDGVIAVLPSLIEHHCSRGHRGGFLERIKEGTLMGHIIEHIALELQELAGMPVGFGRTRETSTPGVFNVVFEYIEEQAGRYAGRAAVRLCESIVETGTYSNLELEQDLADLQELYANAALGPSTETIIKEAEARKIPWMWLSARAMLQLGYGAKQKRIQATLSNSTSILAVELACDKEGTKNILGNAGVPVPRGTVIEYLDELEQAIADVGGFPIVIKPLDGNHGRGITININHWSEAEAAYDLASQASKTRSIIVEQYYQGNDHRILVIDNKVVAVAERIPAHVVGNGKYTIKQLIDITNQDPRRGNGHDNVLTKIIIDQTSQAVLAKQGYSLDSVLPAQKTAYLRATANLSTGGIAIDRTDEIHPENIWVAQRVAKIIGLDIAGIDVVTSDISKPLKETKGVIVEVNAAPGFRMHAAPSHGLPRNVGASVLEMLFPEQAPSRIPIVAITGTNGKTTTTRLTAHIYRQTDKIVGFTATDGIYIQEYLVEQGDNTGPYSAGAILKDPTVEVAVLETARGGILRSGLAFDSCDIGVVLNVAADHLGLGGIDTIEQMARVKSVVAETVKAEGYAILNADDPLVAAMAEKLNCKVAYFSMNPDNPIIIEHSRRSGLAAIYENGYLSILEGKWTLRVEKAVNIPMTMGGMAPFMIANALASCLATFAQGVDIELIRQGVRTFTTSAEQTPGRMNLFEVENYHVLIDYAHNPHGFKAVGDFVRNWHGAKTSIVGGPGDRRDEDLILLGSISAQIFDRIIVKEDRDPRGREPGEVADLIVKGICQINPNAAYEIILDETNAINIALNEAQAESLVVVFPEKVELAISLIKQRMESDRPKIALPQPS
- a CDS encoding methyltransferase domain-containing protein encodes the protein MMQNLISTSSNLRANTQKIEHSCPNCGHHELTVFYEVRDVPVHSCLMISSQKEAIDFPCGDVVLGFCDRCGFITNTEFDAKWSAYAPNYEDQQSYSPTFNKFSLKLANHLIDKYDLHNKDIIEIGCSKGDFLLLLCELGNNRGVGIDPSVVPGRVESEAANRVTFIQDYYSEKHAEYVGDFICCRHTLEHIQPTSEFIKTVRKSIGDRDTVVVFEIPDNTRVLKEQAFEDIYYEHCSYFSPGTLARLFRDSGFEVTDLYCEYGDQYLLIEAKPIAMPSDKVHPFEETVEDVAADVELFTEKITGKLEYWKKYLEDAQANQEKVVVWGSGSKCVAFLTTLKTIDKIEYAVDINPHRHGKFIPGVGKEIMAPEFLKTYQPDKVIVMNAIYRQEISEMLNDMGVSTEVVAL
- a CDS encoding late competence development ComFB family protein; amino-acid sequence: MKNNRPEKDYINRNVMEVLVSDEIDRQMVRLPNNIKKFINPLEVATYALNRLPALYASSQQGFNKQKLKGRSEYSVKITQEVRKGFAAVQQDLLRTSTPLLAENEAEIDQSIQEAQAALQELADYLPEKDLTWKNIIKLVKPILAELKAQDPTEANARKVRSRSSGLWGDSAYK
- a CDS encoding HAD family hydrolase; amino-acid sequence: MSQKIPHILALDFDGVICDGLIEYFVSTKQAYQQIWSEAVDDSLAPMFYRLRPVIETGWEMPILLRALVLGVAEVEILENFQAIALQITESEGLKKQAVVQQLDRVRDNWIENNLADWLKLHRFYPGVIERLQQIVNSAVELYIITTKEGRFAQKLLTQEGINLSMAQIFGKESKRPKYETLRILRDRHQQPGEDISIFFVEDRLKALQQVIQQTDLESVELFLADWGYNLQGDRYLASQSQRIQILSLEQFQQDFIAW
- a CDS encoding cyanophycinase encodes the protein MINTEVNNQTTYSSQSTKNAILVIGGAEDKVHGKEILQTFFQRSGGTDALIGIVPCASREPSLIGERYYRLFSEMGAKEIQVLDVRDRSSADNLAYRSFVEDCTGIFLTGGDQLRLCGLLADTTLMNRIVARAQKREISLAGTSAGAAVMGHHMISGGSSAEPPNRSLVDMAKGLNIIPQVLIDQHFYNRNRLARLLSAISSHPELLGIGIDEDTCAMFESDGVIQVIGKGAVTIIDAREMSCSNQAKVQGNEPLSMHNLKLHILGYGDRYDLNRHLALN
- the dgt gene encoding dNTP triphosphohydrolase, whose amino-acid sequence is MSKRQQRQHNPFGNRRDKPGDSRKSFQVDRDRVLYSSAFRRLAQITQVLTAQEGHVFHNRLTHSLKVAQVARRLAERLAAEQPEVAKAIGEVDPDVVEAAALAHDLGHPPFGHTAEEELNACAMKAGLTDGFEGNAQSFRILTRLAIHRIDYYGLNLTRATLNAVLKYPWLRSPDSTSKRHHKFSIYNLDREAFLFARLEPGDSQSIEASIMDFADDITYSVHDLEDFYLAGLIPLELLATDWDELDRFITEWLRVSPNNRVAKVVKANPHRFQNFLNATYNLKGQYPPGSFEQKAQIKRVSSQLIQTYVQSVQLSTEYGDRGYLKYNRNREEELKFLQRIVWSYVISNPRLATQRYGQKRIIKTLFEIYLQAISDRDLSFIPARFVKEFLEIEANLDDTKQLSQEQTRMAVDIVAGLSEAEAVIQYRRLTGISQGSFLDSWM
- the trmD gene encoding tRNA (guanosine(37)-N1)-methyltransferase TrmD; amino-acid sequence: MRFDIITLFPDFFTSPLNCSLLGKAIAKKIATVNLVNPRDFTIDKHRKVDDITYGGGVGMLLKPEPMFAAVESLPVLPQREIILMTPQGQPLDQPLLKDLATNYQQLVLICGHYEGVDERIRQHLVTKEISLGDFVLTCGEIPALTLINGVTRLLPGTVGKVESLKAESFETTLLDYPQYTRPAEYRGWQVPEVLRSGNHKLIDHWRKEEQIKRTRDRRPDLWQKWQERNC
- the lhgO gene encoding L-2-hydroxyglutarate oxidase, whose protein sequence is MYNFVIVGGGIVGLSTAMALSQRFPNAKIALLEKEASWAAHQTGHNSGVIHSGIYYKPGSFKAKLCREGNLSLVDFCDKYQINYQICGKVIVATEPHELSLLDDLYQRGLANELEVAKVKQEQVKEIEPHVNCLAGIWVKSTGIVDYKQVCQKYAELAQEQGVDLHNNTRVQGIKSTPEGHVLETNQGEYQTKFLINCAGLYSDRLTKLANEQPPAKIIPFRGEYYELTPEKRYLVNGAIYPVPNPHFPFLGVHFTPGIDGSVHAGPNAVLGFKREAYRKLDFDLQDFMETMTYPGFWKLAAKYSNEGIQEMIRSWSKTIFVRSLQRLIPEVQAQDVVPTPAGVRAQALRSDGKMVDDFLILNRNKAMHVCNAPSPAATASIEIGKQIVAQLPDVV